A part of Aegilops tauschii subsp. strangulata cultivar AL8/78 chromosome 2, Aet v6.0, whole genome shotgun sequence genomic DNA contains:
- the LOC109754303 gene encoding uncharacterized protein, giving the protein MEARRQRRRVSPPLLVLLAVVTAAGRCGAQVPVPARTDGFVYGGQAWAPAWGEAVVVEAFFDPLCPDSRDAWPPLRRAADHFGARRVAVVVHLFPLPYHSSSFIACRSIHTVHKLNASAVYPLLEKFFKYQESYYNTPTYTKTRAAVVAKIANNLVAPVIGEANLAAYRAGFNDSRSDQAARISFKFGCARGVTGTPYYFVNGIPLGDLDFPLDYDKWVSTLDPLVGKM; this is encoded by the exons ATGGAGGCCAGACGACAACGTCGCCGCGTGTCGCCGCCGCTGCTGGTGCTGCTGGCGGTGGTGACCGCGGCCGGGCGCTGCGGCGCGCAGGTGCCGGTCCCGGCGAGGACGGACGGGTTCGTGTACGGGGGGCAGGCGTGGGCGCCGGCGTGGGgcgaggccgtggtggtggaggcCTTCTTCGACCCGCTCTGCCCCGACAGCCGCGACGCCTGGCCGCCGCTGCGGAGGGCCGCCGACCACTTCGGCGCCCGGCGTGTCGCCGTCGTCGTGCACCTCTTCCCGCTCCC TTACCACAGCAGCTCCTTCATCGCGTGCCGGTCGATCCACACGGTGCACAAGCTAAATGCGTCGGCCGTGTACCCCCTGCTCGAAAAGTTCTTCAAATACCAG GAGAGTTATTACAACACGCCGACATACACCAAAACAAGAGCGGCGGTGGTCGCCAAAATAGCGAACAACCTTGTCGCCCCCGTCATTGGCGAAGCCAATTTGGCTGCATATAGAGCGGGCTTCAACGACTCGCGGTCGGATCAGGCCGCAAGGATTTCCTTCAAG TTTGGTTGTGCACGAGGTGTCACCGGGACACCCTACTACTTTGTTAATGGCATACCACTCGGTGACCTTGATTTTCCTTTGGACTATGACAAGTGGGTATCCACACTTGATCCGTTGGTTGGCAAGATGTAG
- the LOC109754297 gene encoding uncharacterized protein, with amino-acid sequence MEPSRHRVPAAAVLLVLVAAAAVVGRCGAQLPIPVRTDGFVYGGHAAAPAWGDAVVVEAFFDPVCPDSRDAWPPLQRAAAHYGARRVAVVVHLFPLPYHSSAFMACRSIHTVHKLNASAVYPLLENFFKYQEGYYNMPTYTKTRAAVVAEIANNLVAPVIGEANLAAYRAGFNDSQSDQATRISFKFGCARGVTGTPYYFVNGIPLSDSGSPMDYNKWISTLDPLVGKM; translated from the exons ATGGAACCCAGCCGCCACCGtgtgccggcggcggcggtgctgcTCGTGCTCGTGGCGGCTGCGGCCGTCGTCGGGCGCTGCGGCGCGCAGCTGCCGATCCCGGTGAGGACGGACGGGTTCGTGTACGGGGGCCacgcggcggcgccggcgtggGGCGACGCGGTGGTGGTGGAGGCCTTCTTCGACCCCGTCTGCCCCGACAGCCGCGACGCCTGGCCGCCGCTGCAGCGGGCTGCCGCCCACTACGGCGCCCGCCGCGTCGCCGTCGTCGTGCACCTCTTCCCGCTCCC TTACCACAGCAGCGCCTTCATGGCTTGCCGGTCGATCCACACGGTGCACAAGCTAAATGCGTCAGCCGTGTATCCCCTGCTCGAAAACTTCTTCAAATACCAG GAGGGTTATTACAACATGCCGACATACACCAAAACAAGAGCGGCGGTGGTCGCCGAAATAGCGAACAACCTTGTCGCCCCCGTCATCGGCGAGGCCAATTTGGCAGCATACAGAGCGGGCTTCAACGACTCGCAGTCGGATCAGGCCACAAGGATTTCCTTCAAG TTTGGTTGTGCACGAGGCGTCACCGGGACACCCTACTACTTTGTTAATGGCATACCACTCAGTGACTCTGGTTCTCCAATGGACTACAACAAGTGGATATCCACACTTGATCCGTTGGTTGGCAAGATGTAG
- the LOC109754278 gene encoding glucose-6-phosphate 1-dehydrogenase 2, chloroplastic isoform X2 produces MALSCMRCPAGTGGGAAAARRPAATPPSSSVAFSLARCGGRSAAAASGWRIDAVAGKGVKAPMDAVENAVTPAAPSTVANGTSSAIIVEEFEDLASLVRDDEASVSITVVGASGDLAKKKIFPALFALYYEGCLPKHFSIFGYARSKMTDAELRDMVSKTLTCRIDKRENCSEKMEEFLKRCFYHSGQYDSEEDFKELGKKIKQHEGPRVSNHLFYLSIPPNIFLDVVKCASKSASSVSGWTRVIVEKPFGRDSESSAALTKGLKQYLTEDQIFRIDHYLGKELVENLSVLRFSNLVFEPLWSRQYIRNVQLIFSEDFGTEGRGGYFDSYGIIRDIMQNHLLQILALFAMETPISLEAEDIRNEKVKVLRSMKPLRLEDVVIGQYKSHTKGGITYPGYTEDKTVPKGSLTPTFAAAALFINNARWDGVPFLMKAGKALHTKQAEIRVQFRHVPGNLYKGSFGTDLDRATNELVIRVQPDEGIYLKINNKIPGLGMRLDRSNLNLHYAARYPKEIPDAYERLLLDAIEGERRLFIRSDELDAAWELFTPLLKELEQKRMAPELYPYGSRGPVGAHYLAAKYNVRWGDLGGSEH; encoded by the exons ATGGCGCTCTCCTGCATGAGGTGCCCGGCCGGCACCGGCGGAGGCGCTGCGGCCGCCCGCCGCCCAGCGGCGACTCCGCCCTCCTCGTCCGTCGCCTTCTCCTTGGCCAGATGCGGCGGGAGATCGGCGGCCGCCGCCTCGGGGTGGCGCATCGACGCCGTCGCCGGGAAAGGAG TGAAAGCTCCCATGGATGCTGTGGAGAACGCTGTCACGCCTGCCGCCCCGTCAACGGTGGCAAATGGCACTTCTTCGGCAATCATCGTGGAGGAATTTGAAGATTTGGCCTCTCTAGTGAGGGATGACGAGGCGTCGGTTAGCATCACTGTCGTTGGAGCATCCGGCGACCTTGCGAAGAAGAAGATATTCCCTGCCCTTTTTGCTCTTTACTATGAAGGTTGTCTTCCCAAG CATTTCTCCATCTTTGGCTATGCGCGGAGTAAAATGACAGATGCTGAACTGAGAGACATGGTCAGCAAAACACTGACTTGCAGGATTGATAAAAG GGAGAACTGTAGTGAGAAAATGGAAGAGTTCCTGAAACGATGCTTCTACCACTCAGGTCAATATGATTCAGAGGAAGATTTCAAGGAGCTAGGCAAGAAGATCAAACAACATGAG GGTCCCAGAGTATCTAACCATCTTTTCTACTTGTCGATACCTCCAAATATATTCCTGGATGTTGTAAAATGTGCAAGCAAATCAGCATCATCTGTGAGTGGCTGGACAAGGGTAATTGTTGAAAAACCCTTTGGCCGGGACTCAGAGTCTTCTGCTGCCCTGACAAAAGGTCTGAAGCAGTACCTGACAGAGGACCAAATCTTCAG GATTGACCATTACTTGGGTAAGGAGCTGGTGGAGAACTTATCCGTCCTTCGCTTCTCGAATCTTGTTTTTGAGCCTCTGTGGTCAAGGCAGTATATAAGGAATGTGCAACTGATATTCTCAGAAGACTTTGGCACTGAAGGGAGAGGAGG GTACTTTGATAGCTATGGTATTATCCGAGACATAATGCAGAATCATCTTCTTCAGATACTAGCTCTATTTGCAATGGAAACTCCTATTAGCTTGGAAGCAGAGGACATACGAAACGAGAAG GTTAAAGTTTTGCGCTCCATGAAGCCGTTGCGACTAGAAGATGTGGTAATAGGACAGTATAAAAGTCATACGAAGGGTGGTATTACATACCCTGGATACACTGAAGATAAGACGGTGCCCAAGGGTAGTCTGACTCCAACATTTGCTGCAGCTGCGCTTTTTATAAATAACGCTAGATGGGATGGAGTTCCCTTTCTCATGAAGGCTGGGAAAGCCTTGCATACTAAACA GGCTGAGATTAGAGTACAGTTCCGACATGTTCCTGGAAATCTCTACAAGGGGTCTTTTGGAACCGATCTTGACAGGGCTACTAATGAGCTTGTGATACGCGTGCAACCGGATGAAGGAATTTACCTAAAGATTAACAACAAGATTCCTGGTCTTGGCATGAGGCTAGATAGAAGTAATTTGAATCTTCACTATGCAGCAAG GTACCCAAAGGAGATACCGGATGCCTATGAGAGGCTGTTGCTCGACGCGATAGAAGGAGAGCGAAGGCTCTTCATCCGGTCGGACGAGCTGGACGCCGCGTGGGAGCTCTTCACGCCCCTCCTCAAGGAACTGGAGCAGAAGCGGATGGCCCCTGAGCTGTACCCCTATGGAAGCCGCGGGCCCGTGGGCGCCCACTACCTGGCGGCGAAGTACAACGTGAGATGGGGCGACCTGGGTGGCTCGGAACACTAG
- the LOC109754278 gene encoding glucose-6-phosphate 1-dehydrogenase 2, chloroplastic isoform X1, whose translation MALSCMRCPAGTGGGAAAARRPAATPPSSSVAFSLARCGGRSAAAASGWRIDAVAGKGGGRSFLDFLSSAGLSILSALLSSPCSLPNPEDALLVKAPMDAVENAVTPAAPSTVANGTSSAIIVEEFEDLASLVRDDEASVSITVVGASGDLAKKKIFPALFALYYEGCLPKHFSIFGYARSKMTDAELRDMVSKTLTCRIDKRENCSEKMEEFLKRCFYHSGQYDSEEDFKELGKKIKQHEGPRVSNHLFYLSIPPNIFLDVVKCASKSASSVSGWTRVIVEKPFGRDSESSAALTKGLKQYLTEDQIFRIDHYLGKELVENLSVLRFSNLVFEPLWSRQYIRNVQLIFSEDFGTEGRGGYFDSYGIIRDIMQNHLLQILALFAMETPISLEAEDIRNEKVKVLRSMKPLRLEDVVIGQYKSHTKGGITYPGYTEDKTVPKGSLTPTFAAAALFINNARWDGVPFLMKAGKALHTKQAEIRVQFRHVPGNLYKGSFGTDLDRATNELVIRVQPDEGIYLKINNKIPGLGMRLDRSNLNLHYAARYPKEIPDAYERLLLDAIEGERRLFIRSDELDAAWELFTPLLKELEQKRMAPELYPYGSRGPVGAHYLAAKYNVRWGDLGGSEH comes from the exons ATGGCGCTCTCCTGCATGAGGTGCCCGGCCGGCACCGGCGGAGGCGCTGCGGCCGCCCGCCGCCCAGCGGCGACTCCGCCCTCCTCGTCCGTCGCCTTCTCCTTGGCCAGATGCGGCGGGAGATCGGCGGCCGCCGCCTCGGGGTGGCGCATCGACGCCGTCGCCGGGAAAGGAGGTGGGCGCTCTTTTCTCGATTTCTTGTCTTCTGCAGGGCTGTCCATTCTCTCCGCGCTCTTGAGTTCTCCCTGTTCCCTCCCAAATCCAGAAGATGCCTTATTAG TGAAAGCTCCCATGGATGCTGTGGAGAACGCTGTCACGCCTGCCGCCCCGTCAACGGTGGCAAATGGCACTTCTTCGGCAATCATCGTGGAGGAATTTGAAGATTTGGCCTCTCTAGTGAGGGATGACGAGGCGTCGGTTAGCATCACTGTCGTTGGAGCATCCGGCGACCTTGCGAAGAAGAAGATATTCCCTGCCCTTTTTGCTCTTTACTATGAAGGTTGTCTTCCCAAG CATTTCTCCATCTTTGGCTATGCGCGGAGTAAAATGACAGATGCTGAACTGAGAGACATGGTCAGCAAAACACTGACTTGCAGGATTGATAAAAG GGAGAACTGTAGTGAGAAAATGGAAGAGTTCCTGAAACGATGCTTCTACCACTCAGGTCAATATGATTCAGAGGAAGATTTCAAGGAGCTAGGCAAGAAGATCAAACAACATGAG GGTCCCAGAGTATCTAACCATCTTTTCTACTTGTCGATACCTCCAAATATATTCCTGGATGTTGTAAAATGTGCAAGCAAATCAGCATCATCTGTGAGTGGCTGGACAAGGGTAATTGTTGAAAAACCCTTTGGCCGGGACTCAGAGTCTTCTGCTGCCCTGACAAAAGGTCTGAAGCAGTACCTGACAGAGGACCAAATCTTCAG GATTGACCATTACTTGGGTAAGGAGCTGGTGGAGAACTTATCCGTCCTTCGCTTCTCGAATCTTGTTTTTGAGCCTCTGTGGTCAAGGCAGTATATAAGGAATGTGCAACTGATATTCTCAGAAGACTTTGGCACTGAAGGGAGAGGAGG GTACTTTGATAGCTATGGTATTATCCGAGACATAATGCAGAATCATCTTCTTCAGATACTAGCTCTATTTGCAATGGAAACTCCTATTAGCTTGGAAGCAGAGGACATACGAAACGAGAAG GTTAAAGTTTTGCGCTCCATGAAGCCGTTGCGACTAGAAGATGTGGTAATAGGACAGTATAAAAGTCATACGAAGGGTGGTATTACATACCCTGGATACACTGAAGATAAGACGGTGCCCAAGGGTAGTCTGACTCCAACATTTGCTGCAGCTGCGCTTTTTATAAATAACGCTAGATGGGATGGAGTTCCCTTTCTCATGAAGGCTGGGAAAGCCTTGCATACTAAACA GGCTGAGATTAGAGTACAGTTCCGACATGTTCCTGGAAATCTCTACAAGGGGTCTTTTGGAACCGATCTTGACAGGGCTACTAATGAGCTTGTGATACGCGTGCAACCGGATGAAGGAATTTACCTAAAGATTAACAACAAGATTCCTGGTCTTGGCATGAGGCTAGATAGAAGTAATTTGAATCTTCACTATGCAGCAAG GTACCCAAAGGAGATACCGGATGCCTATGAGAGGCTGTTGCTCGACGCGATAGAAGGAGAGCGAAGGCTCTTCATCCGGTCGGACGAGCTGGACGCCGCGTGGGAGCTCTTCACGCCCCTCCTCAAGGAACTGGAGCAGAAGCGGATGGCCCCTGAGCTGTACCCCTATGGAAGCCGCGGGCCCGTGGGCGCCCACTACCTGGCGGCGAAGTACAACGTGAGATGGGGCGACCTGGGTGGCTCGGAACACTAG
- the LOC109754270 gene encoding uncharacterized protein: MAPQVFGTQSPIVPSHHALFLLCAILVFLSSNTMVFTSAQASNRSESDRQALLCFKSGISLDPASVLRSWRNDSLDFCSWRGVTCSMALPVRVVSIQFRSSWLTGTLSRCIAGLSSLKNMELPSNQFSGRIPDKIGELRSLQALNLEGNNLAGNIPLSLGASASLSYVNLANNSLTGAIPDSLSNSSSLSEIILSRNRLHGVISANLFNSSKLRLVDLQFNILRGAIPHFQKMGALQFLGLTGNSLSGTVPASLGNVSSLRSLLLAQNNLGGSIPETLGQIPNLIMLDLSYNRLSGYVPATLYNMSSLALFSLRSNSFIGEIPSDIGHSLPNLQTLEMGGNKFLGLVPYSLTSMSNLRVLDLSSNLLMGVVPSLGSMANLSQLFLRDNKLKAGDWAFLTSLTNCTQLRLLSVDGNILNGILPKAVGNLSTRLEWLNLGGNQISGNIPAEIGNLVNLALLDMGQNMLSGKIPLTVWNLSNLFLLRLSMNKLSGEIPSTVGNLAQLSELYLHGNELSGAIPANIGQCQRLLLLDLSFNHLDGSIPVELLNISSLALGLDLSNNNLAGLIPPQIGNLINLGLLRVSNNKLSGELPSALGLCVTLVSLDMEGNMFSGIIPQSFSALKGIQQIDLSWNNLTGQVPQFFGNFSSLNYIDISYNKFEGPIPTGGIFGNITAVSLQGNTGLCETAAAIFGLPICPTTSATKRKINTRLLLIIGPPVTIALFSFLCVAVTVMKGSKTQPTENFKETMKRVSYGDILKATNWFSLVNRISSSHTASVYIGRFEFETDLVAIKVFHLNEQGSRNSFFTECEVLKHTRHRNLVQAITMCSTVDFEGDEFKAIVYEFMANGSLDMWIHPRVHGGSPRRLLSLGQRIRIAADVVSALDYMHNQLTPPLIHCDLKPGNVLLDYDMTSRIGDFGSAKFLSSGIGGSEGLVGVRGTIGYIAPEYGMGCKISTGGDVYGFGVLLLEMLTAMRPTGALCGNALSLHKYVDLAFPERIGEVLDPDMPFEEDPAAASLCMQKYIIPLVSIGLTCTMESPKDRPGMHDVCAKIVAIKEAFVETF; the protein is encoded by the exons ATGGCTCCTCAAGTTTTCGGCACCCAATCTCCGATTGTTCCTTCCCACCATGCTCTCTTTCTTCTCTGCGCCATCCTTGTATTTCTGTCCTCCAACACAATGGTGTTCACATCAGCACAAGCTAGCAACAGATCCGAGAGTGACCGGCAAGCCCTTCTCTGCTTCAAATCTGGCATCTCCTTGGACCCAGCCAGTGTTCTCCGATCATGGCGCAATGACTCGCTTGACTTCTGCAGCTGGCGAGGGGTCACCTGCAGCATGGCCCTCCCAGTCCGTGTTGTGTCCATACAATTCAGGTCTTCATGGCTCACAGGAACACTATCCAGATGCATAGCAGGCCTTAGTTCTCTAAAGAATATGGAGCTTCCAAGTAATCAATTTTCTGGACGCATACCTGACAAGATAGGTGAGCTTCGGAGCCTCCAAGCTCTGAATCTTGAGGGCAACAACCTTGCAGGTAACATCCCTCTGTCATTAGGTGCGTCAGCATCTCTTAGCTATGTCAATCTTGCAAACAATTCTCTTACCGGAGCTATCCCTGATTCCTTATCAAATAGTTCATCACTCAGTGAGATAATCCTCTCACGTAATCGCTTGCATGGGGTGATCTCAGCTAATTTGTTCAACTCATCCAAACTTCGTCTTGTTGATCTCCAGTTTAATATTCTTCGTGGGGCTATCCCACATTTCCAAAAGATGGGAGCTCTACAATTTCTCGGTCTTACAGGGAATTCACTTTCTGGTACTGTACCAGCATCTTTGGGTAATGTTTCATCATTGCGTTCCCTCTTGCTAGCACAAAACAACTTGGGAGGATCAATTCCAGAAACTTTGGGTCAAATTCCAAACCTAATAATGCTAGATCTAAGTTACAATAGATTATCAGGGTATGTCCCAGCCACACTGTACAATATGTCATCACTCGCACTCTTTAGCCTACGCAGCAACAGTTTTATTGGAGAGATACCTTCTGACATTGGCCACTCACTTCCGAATCTCCAAACACTGGAAATGGGAGGCAACAAGTTTCTTGGATTGGTCCCATATTCTCTGACCAGCATGTCAAACCTCCGAGTGCTTGATCTTTCAAGCAACTTACTGATGGGCGTGGTGCCATCTCTAGGATCCATGGCAAACTTGAGTCAACTGTTTCTACGAGATAATAAACTCAAAGCTGGTGACTGGGCGTTCCTTACCTCTCTGACCAATTGCACACAGTTAAGATTATTATCAGTGGATGGGAATATCCTGAATGGAATTTTGCCAAAAGCAGTTGGCAACCTTTCAACAAGGCTGGAGTGGTTAAACTTAGGAGGAAACCAGATTTCGGGAAACATACCAGCTGAGATAGGCAACCTTGTAAACCTCGCTCTACTTGACATGGGCCAGAACATGCTCTCAGGAAAAATTCCCCTGACGGTTTGGAACTTGAGCAACTTGTTTCTTCTGAGACTATCCATGAATAAGTTGTCAGGTGAAATTCCATCAACAGTGGGTAATCTTGCTCAACTCAGCGAGCTTTATCTTCATGGCAATGAGTTGTCTGGAGCCATACCGGCAAATATAGGACAATGCCAAAGGCTGCTTTTGCTGGACTTGTCATTTAACCATCTTGATGGATCTATACCAGTTGAACTCCTCAATATTTCTTCCCTTGCCTTGGGTTTGGACTTGTCAAACAATAACCTGGCAGGGTTGATACCACCGCAAATTGGTAACTTGATCAATCTTGGGTTACTACGTGTTTCCAACAACAAATTATCTGGTGAACTTCCTTCTGCACTTGGCCTGTGCGTTACATTGGTATCCCTTGACATGGAAGGAAACATGTTTAGTGGAATTATTCCTCAGTCTTTCAGTGCTTTGAAGGGCATACAACAAATAGATCTGTCTTGGAATAATTTAACTGGTCAAGTTCCACAGTTTTTCGGGAACTTCAGCAGCTTAAATTATATTGATATATCATACAACAAATTTGAAGGGCCAATCCCAACTGGTGGTATATTTGGAAACATAACGGCAGTATCCCTGCAAGGCAACACAGGGTTATGTGAAACAGCTGCTGCTATATTTGGACTGCCCATTTGCCCCACCACCTCAGCAACAAAAAGGAAGATCAACACACGGCTGCTACTGATAATAGGTCCGCCAGTTACTATTGCTCTGTTCTCATTCTTATGTGTTGCTGTCACTGTTATGAAGGGGAGCAAAACTCAACCAACTGAAAACTTCAAGGAGACAATGAAGAGAGTGTCATATGGTGACATTCTTAAAGCGACCAACTGGTTCTCTCTGGTCAACAGGATCAGTTCAAGTCATACAGCATCAGTCTACATTGGTCGGTTTGAGTTTGAGACAGACCTAGTGGCCATCAAGGTGTTCCATCTTAACGAGCAAGGTTCGAGAAATAGCTTTTTCACCGAGTGTGAAGTGCTAAAACACACCCGCCACCGCAATCTGGTTCAAGCTATCACCATGTGCTCGACAGTAGATTTCGAGGGCGATGAGTTCAAGGCTATTGTATACGAGTTCATGGCAAACGGTAGCCTGGACATGTGGATACACCCAAGGGTTCACGGAGGCAGCCCAAGGAGGCTACTGAGCTTGGGTCAGAGGATACGCATTGCTGCTGATGTAGTTTCTGCTCTGGACTATATGCACAACCAGCTTACACCTCCTTTGATTCACTGCGATTTGAAGCCAGGCAATGTTCTGTTGGACTACGACATGACCTCACGCATCGGTGACTTCGGGTCCGCCAAGTTTCTCTCTTCAGGTATTGGTGGATCAGAAGGCTTGGTTGGTGTCAGAGGAACGATCGGATATATTGCGCCTG AATATGGGATGGGATGCAAGATCTCGACAGGCGGTGATGTGTACGGTTTCGGGGTGCTGCTACTGGAGATGCTCACGGCGATGCGACCGACGGGCGCGCTATGCGGCAACGCCCTCAGCCTCCACAAGTATGTCGACTTGGCTTTCCCTGAGAGGATCGGTGAGGTTCTAGATCCCGACATGCCTTTCGAGGAGGATCCGGCGGCTGCTTCCTTATGTATGCAGAAGTACATTATACCTCTGGTCAGTATTGGCCTGACGTGTACCATGGAATCACCGAAAGATAGACCAGGAATGCATGATGTCTGTGCCAagattgttgccatcaaggaggCATTTGTCGAAACCTTTTGA